The DNA segment GATGCTTTTGCAGTAAGTGCCATTCACTAGTTAACCCAAAATCAAAGACCTGTGCACGGAGCGAACCGGAAACCTCAGATGATAGTGTGTTTGAATATAACAAAAGACTCCTTCCCATACCGGGAAAGAGTCTTCTATAGTTAAAATATAAGATGTTTCAAGTAGAATTTCCATCCTGCATCCTTAGTTGATTTCCAAGATGGAGAGTCCAGTGGCATCGGGAAGAAAATGGCTGGTGCATATTTGTAGTCGTTAATTTTCGGTTCATAAAGCACCACTGAATTAGGTTGTAAACCTCCACTAATTACCGAACGTGTTTTCCAGTCAAACTGCATCGTTACAGGTGTTTCTACCGCATAGCCGTCTTCATTTACAATATGTACGACAGCTGACTGCTCAAAACGATCGTATAGCCAAGCGGTGTTCACTGAAATAGCCTGTTGCGCTTCGTTTACAACTACCAGTGCATTTGCATTATTACCAAATGGTAAATTATCAATTGGTTCGTTAGGTTGAATACGAACTTCATAGTAAGCAAGTGGATTTATATGTTCTTCAGGATCTAGAGCTTTATATGCTGTTAAGAAATCAGAATCTGTTGAAGGAACTTGGGATATTTCCGTTACAATTCCTTCAATGGATTGATCCATTCCATCGGCTTGCAAACGTACGCGATCGTTCACTTCTACGTCTTGCCATTGCTCGTCCGTCGCATATGTGACGATGATTCTTTCGTTACTATAAATTTCAATTGCAAGGCGGTCATTTTTATCTCGAATCGCCGATACAACTCCATCAACAGGGCTAATTAAAGCAGCCGCTCCTTCTTGAGCAAGTTGCGCTTCGACAACAACTAATTGTTGATTCACTTCTGATCGACTTTCTTCGGCATGTGCAATAGCCTGTGCGAAGGCACCATCTTGTTGTACAGCAAGGTCAACACCGACATCGACATTAATATCAACGTTCACAGTTTGCTCTTCAGTGTCTTCTGTCACTGTATCATTTGAGTTTCCTGTAGAATTACTTGAGTCGCTAACATCCGCACGGTCTGATTGTAATGAACTAATCGTCGCGTTTATTTCAGTTAGTTGACGTTCAAGTCCTTCACGCTCAGATTCCCAAAGTGTCCGCTGCTCGTCTACAGTTGACGTGTTAAGAGTGGCGAGTTCTTGACCAGTCGTAACGACGTCTCCATCTTTGACTAACCAGTTTTGAATAATTTCATCATTTTCCGCGTAAACAGTGCTGACACTAAGGGGTGCAATGAGAGATTCTTTCGGTAATTTCTCTTCATAATCCCCAGTAGCTACACGCTCGTATTCATGCACATAAAATACTTTCGCAAATGTGCTTTTGTCGCTAAACAACAGAATGGCGTTAGCCGCAAGAAAAGTTGAAATCCCGATAGATATACCAATTGTTACCCATTTATTCATTGAAGACACCCCTTTCTATGTAGTGGGCGAACCAGTCTTCAAGAGGAAGTAAGCCTATTGATGCTGTAATTAGTGCCATGACAATATGAATGAAAAGGAGAAGTACTAACCATTTACGCGGGTTCGTATCCGTAAAGGCATGGATAAAACGAACTTGAAGCGCAATAATAAGCGCTGAGAAAATCGTTAATTGATTGAAGAAAAACACAAGAAAAGTGTCTTCAAAAACGGCGGCTGCAAGTGGTCCAAATGAAAACAAGGATATATGCGTCGTAAATCCTGTCATCATAAAGATTAACCATAATAATGCTTTTTCAAGTAGAAGAATTCCAACTACATACAGTTGTAAAACGGCGAGTCTAGATAACTCGATTTTTGTAATTCGATTTAATAGGAATGCAATGCCAAAGAAATGGAATGACATGTATAGTACTGCCCAAAGAATAATTCCGACAAGTGAAGAGAGACGTGCTAGAGTATATGGATCCGCGCCACCAAATGCGTATAAGGGAGTGATGTGATGAGTATTTATTCCCCACATTTCTTGTGCTACATATAAGACTAGTCCAAAAAAGCCAACCATCCACACACGATTTTTGAAGCCACGCATGGTTCCCGAACCGAGATTACCTATTAATTCTTGTTGATTTGTGAAATATCGCCAAAATCTGAAATCAAAAACCATAACTTGAAGTTCCTTTCCTTACCTACCAGTAGCTATTA comes from the Paenisporosarcina antarctica genome and includes:
- a CDS encoding HlyD family efflux transporter periplasmic adaptor subunit, whose translation is MNKWVTIGISIGISTFLAANAILLFSDKSTFAKVFYVHEYERVATGDYEEKLPKESLIAPLSVSTVYAENDEIIQNWLVKDGDVVTTGQELATLNTSTVDEQRTLWESEREGLERQLTEINATISSLQSDRADVSDSSNSTGNSNDTVTEDTEEQTVNVDINVDVGVDLAVQQDGAFAQAIAHAEESRSEVNQQLVVVEAQLAQEGAAALISPVDGVVSAIRDKNDRLAIEIYSNERIIVTYATDEQWQDVEVNDRVRLQADGMDQSIEGIVTEISQVPSTDSDFLTAYKALDPEEHINPLAYYEVRIQPNEPIDNLPFGNNANALVVVNEAQQAISVNTAWLYDRFEQSAVVHIVNEDGYAVETPVTMQFDWKTRSVISGGLQPNSVVLYEPKINDYKYAPAIFFPMPLDSPSWKSTKDAGWKFYLKHLIF